In Macadamia integrifolia cultivar HAES 741 chromosome 5, SCU_Mint_v3, whole genome shotgun sequence, a single window of DNA contains:
- the LOC122077916 gene encoding ATP synthase subunit d, mitochondrial-like — protein MKVSFEAWIITICYWSWPCLVSLKQLTSTLVFCFSSSGIEVPKYVDNVTPQYKPKFDALLVELKQAEQKSLKESERLEKEIADVQELKKKLSSMTANEYFEKHPELKKKFDDEIRNDYWGY, from the exons ATGAAAGTTTCATTTGAAGCTT ggataattaccatatgCTACTGGAGTTGGCCGTGTCTTGTTTCTTTGAAACAACTTACATCTACTCTTGTGTTTTGCTTTTCCTCTTCAGGCATAGAGGTCCCCAAATATGTTGACAATGTGACTCCTCAGTACAAACCCAAGTTTGATGCACTG ttggtggagctgAAACAAGCAGAACAGAAGTCCTTGAAAGAGTCGGAGAGACTGGAAAAGGAGATTGCAGATGTACAAGAGCTGAAG AAAAAGCTTAGCAGCATGACTGCAAATGAGTATTTTGAGAAGCACCCAGAGCTGAAGAAGAAGTTCGATGATGAGATCCGGAATGACTATTGGGGTTATTGA